A genomic window from Anaeromusa acidaminophila DSM 3853 includes:
- a CDS encoding AEC family transporter encodes MDIQTKLLYLVIDLLLPLAIGQVCRSQTRLSASFFQRMIILNICLVYPVLAALTIWSLRLNYELVGLPLMGVLLCIIPGAAAYLLVERKFDSELDKGSYLLSAMLSNTATLGGLCTYIMYGEAGFAYTQMAVILQNVVMFMFCFPLAQYYYQKSIGRPFDRQSVISLFINRNQLPVVGMVIGVALNVSGVVRPYFLEVLVDPLVHLGAWTALVPIGYSIDLYGMRRYYGKILDLLPIKLVLTPLAAYVLAKFVFEEPVLINTIVILAAMPTAINAVVAVQLNKLNVDLATASFVLTTAACLLVALPILFVVLS; translated from the coding sequence ATGGACATTCAAACCAAATTGCTGTATTTAGTAATTGACCTGCTGTTGCCGCTGGCCATCGGCCAGGTCTGCCGGAGTCAAACACGTCTGAGCGCAAGCTTTTTTCAGCGCATGATCATTCTTAATATTTGTCTGGTGTATCCGGTGCTGGCGGCGCTGACCATTTGGAGCTTGCGCCTTAATTATGAGCTTGTTGGCTTACCGCTCATGGGCGTGCTTCTTTGTATTATTCCCGGCGCTGCGGCGTACTTGCTTGTGGAACGCAAGTTTGACAGCGAACTGGATAAGGGTAGCTACCTTTTAAGCGCTATGTTGTCGAATACGGCTACCTTGGGAGGATTGTGCACGTACATTATGTACGGGGAAGCCGGTTTTGCGTATACGCAGATGGCGGTCATCTTGCAGAACGTGGTTATGTTCATGTTTTGTTTTCCCTTGGCGCAATATTATTATCAAAAAAGCATCGGACGTCCTTTTGATCGGCAATCGGTCATCTCTTTATTTATCAACCGCAACCAACTGCCAGTAGTGGGCATGGTTATCGGTGTAGCGCTGAACGTATCTGGCGTAGTGCGGCCATACTTTTTGGAAGTGTTAGTGGATCCGCTAGTGCATCTAGGGGCTTGGACGGCGCTGGTTCCCATTGGCTATTCCATTGATTTATATGGAATGCGGCGGTATTACGGAAAAATTTTGGACTTGCTGCCCATTAAGCTGGTGCTGACGCCACTAGCCGCCTATGTTTTGGCGAAGTTTGTTTTTGAAGAACCGGTGCTTATCAATACCATCGTGATTTTGGCCGCCATGCCGACAGCGATTAACGCGGTAGTGGCGGTGCAGCTTAATAAGCTGAATGTGGATTTGGCGACGGCGTCATTTGTGTTGACGACAGCCGCCTGTTTACTGGTGGCGCTGCCCATTCTATTTGTCGTCCTGTCTTGA